In Thermodesulfobacteriota bacterium, the genomic window ATCCCATGTGTGACCCAGTGCTGAGAGCCGCAATTTTCGAAGAACTAGGATACTTCGACAAAAACAAAGAAAAGGACAAGAAAGATGAAATTCATGATGAGCAAAGTAAGAAAGATAATTTAAGAAATACCGGGGAAGAAGAACGAAAAGGAAAATAACTCACTTATTCATGCCCGACCCCAGCGACACATTTTCCTAGAAAAAAACAAACGTGTATTCAGCCAATTACGTCTCATGTCAAGGCCTGACACGTTCAGTTCTTTTCTCAAAGCCTTTTGATAATCTTTTCATAGACCATCTTTCGGTGAATGATTCCTAGAATTAGCACTTCATATTCTACGATTTTAAATACTACTCTCATATCTCCAACTCTCAATTTCCAATAACCTTTGAGTGAACCCCTGAGAGGTTTACCATATTTCTCAGGTTCGCTTCCCA contains:
- a CDS encoding type II toxin-antitoxin system RelE/ParE family toxin yields the protein MPYIILYHPEVEEDIKLLDKRQRKLVAKAIKTRLGSEPEKYGKPLRGSLKGYWKLRVGDMRVVFKIVEYEVLILGIIHRKMVYEKIIKRL